Proteins encoded together in one Halalkaliarchaeum sp. AArc-CO window:
- a CDS encoding ABC transporter permease subunit — MTDEAAETHAEDGLQSQGDESPPTGRRSRTAPIAAVAARELRSAMRSTGGLLFGAGLTIAIVGVAYAGGGYQSSYLATTADLLAALSVLVPVVAVAFGYRTLRSDARSGELDVLSTYPVAAWQHVLGAYLGRAIPLSAIVLVPFMAVAGLVSVSTAPEASVFATHAGADSPILFARLAALTLLYALVALAVGVAVSAVATSARVGIALSVGAVVGIVLVADLAIVGGLASGALGGESTHGALALSPASAFRGLVFETVISAAGGAGPETASVPASLAGLSAWLLGSLAVAVAALRLR; from the coding sequence ATGACCGACGAGGCCGCAGAAACCCACGCTGAAGACGGTCTCCAGAGCCAGGGAGACGAGTCGCCGCCGACAGGTCGCCGGAGCCGAACGGCACCGATCGCGGCGGTCGCCGCACGCGAGCTCCGATCGGCGATGCGCAGCACCGGCGGCCTCCTGTTTGGCGCTGGGCTGACGATCGCGATCGTCGGCGTGGCGTACGCCGGCGGGGGATATCAGTCGAGCTATCTGGCGACAACCGCGGACCTCCTCGCGGCGCTTTCGGTGTTGGTACCGGTCGTGGCGGTGGCGTTCGGCTACCGGACGCTGCGTTCGGACGCGCGAAGCGGCGAACTGGACGTGCTGTCGACGTATCCGGTCGCCGCCTGGCAACACGTCCTCGGCGCGTATCTCGGACGGGCGATCCCGCTTTCGGCGATCGTACTCGTTCCGTTCATGGCCGTCGCCGGACTGGTGTCGGTGTCGACAGCGCCGGAGGCGTCCGTGTTCGCGACCCACGCGGGGGCCGATTCCCCGATCCTCTTCGCCCGGCTCGCCGCGTTGACCCTGCTGTACGCGTTGGTCGCCCTTGCCGTCGGCGTCGCGGTGTCGGCGGTGGCGACCTCAGCCCGGGTCGGAATCGCGCTTTCGGTCGGGGCCGTTGTCGGGATCGTACTGGTCGCCGACCTGGCGATCGTCGGCGGGCTCGCAAGCGGCGCCCTCGGCGGTGAATCGACCCACGGCGCGCTGGCGCTGTCCCCCGCGAGCGCCTTCCGCGGGCTGGTGTTCGAGACCGTGATCTCCGCCGCCGGCGGCGCGGGGCCGGAGACGGCCTCGGTCCCGGCGAGCCTCGCCGGGCTTTCCGCCTGGCTCCTCGGTTCCCTTGCCGTGGCGGTGGCTGCACTCCGGCTGCGATGA
- a CDS encoding membrane dipeptidase: protein MGEDTAGYRIVDGHNDVLLRVYEGLLDGSVGSPTIPDDDVKSFLEGDDDVKSFLEGDDGVGSFLEGRDGHVDLPRAFDGGLAAGFFAAFVSNDLDPESPDLSAIDFDAGEVPPPVDPLVAARATHDQLALLSRWADAHDRFRTVESIADLDACLVGDCLGAIPHVEGAGGIAPDLSNLEALVDAGLRSVGLTWSRPNAFAHGVPFLHGSTPDHGPGLTDAGRSLVRACNDRGLVVDCAHLNAAGVRDVLAETEDPPVVSHTGVHEICPSSRNLTDEQLRAIADGDGIVGLTFATRFLHPDGDDDRELPLSVLLDHLDHAVDVAGVEHVALGSDFDGATVLSAVDDVAGLPGLFDAIEDRGYSRRECELLAYGNWRRVLAATWDG, encoded by the coding sequence ATGGGTGAGGACACCGCCGGATACCGCATCGTCGACGGACACAACGACGTACTGTTACGCGTTTACGAGGGACTGCTCGACGGTTCGGTCGGCTCTCCGACGATCCCCGACGACGACGTCAAGTCGTTCCTCGAGGGCGATGACGACGTCAAGTCGTTCCTCGAGGGCGATGACGGCGTCGGATCGTTCCTCGAGGGTCGTGACGGACACGTCGATCTCCCGCGCGCGTTCGACGGCGGCTTGGCCGCCGGCTTCTTCGCCGCGTTCGTCTCGAACGACCTCGATCCGGAGTCGCCGGATCTGTCCGCGATCGACTTCGACGCCGGCGAGGTGCCGCCGCCGGTCGATCCATTGGTGGCGGCCCGCGCCACACACGACCAGCTCGCGTTGCTTTCCCGGTGGGCCGACGCACACGACCGGTTCCGGACCGTCGAGTCGATCGCGGATCTCGACGCGTGCCTCGTCGGCGACTGCCTGGGGGCGATCCCGCACGTCGAAGGCGCAGGCGGGATCGCGCCCGACCTGTCGAACCTCGAGGCTCTCGTCGACGCGGGGCTCCGGTCGGTCGGGCTCACCTGGAGCCGACCGAACGCGTTCGCCCACGGCGTGCCGTTCCTCCACGGATCGACTCCCGACCACGGTCCCGGCCTCACGGACGCCGGACGGTCGCTGGTCCGGGCGTGCAACGACCGGGGACTGGTCGTCGACTGTGCACATCTCAACGCGGCAGGCGTTCGTGACGTCCTCGCCGAAACGGAAGATCCACCGGTCGTAAGCCACACTGGAGTTCACGAAATCTGCCCTTCCTCGCGCAACCTGACCGACGAACAGCTGCGGGCGATCGCCGATGGCGACGGGATCGTCGGGCTCACGTTCGCGACCCGGTTCCTCCACCCGGACGGCGACGACGACCGGGAGCTCCCGCTTTCGGTCCTCCTCGATCACCTGGATCATGCCGTCGACGTCGCCGGCGTCGAACACGTCGCCCTCGGCTCCGACTTCGACGGCGCGACGGTGCTTTCGGCCGTCGATGACGTCGCCGGACTCCCCGGGCTGTTCGATGCGATCGAGGATCGGGGATACAGTCGCCGGGAGTGTGAACTGCTCGCCTACGGTAACTGGCGGCGGGTGCTGGCTGCGACCTGGGACGGATAG
- a CDS encoding ATP-binding cassette domain-containing protein, producing the protein MTESEPDLTDGPTGGRTDEPAGGPTDEPAVEPIDEPTLVAEDLTHSYGDVAVLDGVSLGIRRGEFTALIGPNGAGKTTLLRLLVGLEPPERGRIRYDGPDRPRRIGYLPQRPAFRPEFTAAETLRFYESVLGVPEPKPRAHLERVGLSAAADRPVGALSGGMRQLLGIAQAVVGDPPVVVLDEPAHGLDPGMRSRIFGAIEELAGRGVAVVATTHDLNAVDRRADRIGVLDRGQVVRAGTPAALRDELGAETLAEVYDTAVAGAAGTVYVGGSEGEKQ; encoded by the coding sequence ATGACGGAATCGGAACCCGATCTGACCGACGGACCCACCGGTGGTCGGACCGACGAACCCGCCGGTGGTCCGACCGATGAACCGGCCGTCGAACCAATCGACGAACCGACACTGGTCGCCGAAGATCTCACTCACAGCTACGGCGACGTCGCCGTCCTCGACGGCGTCTCGCTGGGAATTCGGAGGGGAGAATTCACCGCCCTGATCGGCCCCAACGGCGCGGGAAAAACTACCCTGTTGCGGCTGCTCGTGGGGCTTGAACCTCCCGAACGTGGACGGATACGCTACGACGGTCCGGATCGGCCGCGCCGGATCGGCTATCTCCCCCAGCGACCGGCGTTCCGGCCGGAGTTTACGGCCGCGGAGACGCTTCGTTTTTACGAGTCGGTGCTCGGTGTTCCCGAGCCCAAGCCGCGTGCGCATCTCGAACGCGTCGGGCTTTCGGCGGCCGCCGACCGACCCGTCGGCGCACTCTCGGGGGGGATGCGTCAGCTTCTCGGGATCGCACAGGCGGTGGTCGGGGATCCGCCGGTGGTCGTCCTCGACGAGCCCGCACACGGACTAGATCCGGGGATGCGATCCCGGATCTTCGGCGCCATCGAAGAACTCGCGGGGCGAGGGGTTGCAGTCGTGGCGACGACCCACGATCTGAACGCGGTCGATCGGCGTGCCGACCGTATCGGGGTGCTCGACCGCGGACAGGTCGTCCGCGCGGGAACCCCCGCAGCACTGCGGGACGAACTCGGGGCGGAAACGTTGGCCGAGGTGTACGACACGGCCGTCGCCGGCGCCGCCGGAACCGTGTACGTCGGCGGATCGGAAGGTGAAAAGCAATGA
- a CDS encoding translation initiation factor IF-2 subunit beta: MDYEASLDRAIDAMPELGGEEARLRIPDSEAEPDGAFTRFTNISAVADALSRDPEHLHSHVQQELGTAGQFESGRARYNGNFSGADFDEAVEGYVSRYVTCSECGLPDTRLVTEDRTEMLRCEACGAFRPVAKGHVSKPNRRERETVEKGKTYELEIISTGRKGDGVAERGEYTIFVSGAREGETVRAYVESVSGTLAFARKA; the protein is encoded by the coding sequence GGGGAGGAGGCGCGGCTGCGAATACCGGACTCGGAGGCGGAACCGGACGGTGCGTTCACGCGCTTTACGAACATTTCGGCCGTGGCCGACGCGCTCTCGCGCGATCCGGAACACCTCCACAGTCACGTCCAGCAGGAACTGGGGACGGCCGGACAGTTCGAATCCGGACGCGCACGGTACAACGGAAACTTCAGCGGGGCTGACTTCGACGAGGCCGTCGAAGGGTACGTCTCCCGATACGTCACCTGCTCTGAGTGTGGCCTCCCGGACACCCGGCTCGTCACCGAGGACCGCACGGAAATGCTCCGGTGTGAAGCCTGTGGGGCGTTCCGTCCCGTCGCGAAAGGACACGTGAGCAAGCCCAACCGCCGGGAGCGGGAAACCGTAGAGAAGGGCAAGACGTACGAACTCGAGATCATAAGTACCGGCCGAAAGGGCGACGGCGTCGCCGAACGGGGCGAGTACACGATTTTCGTCTCCGGCGCGCGCGAGGGGGAGACCGTCCGGGCGTACGTCGAAAGCGTGAGCGGGACGCTGGCGTTCGCACGGAAGGCATAG
- a CDS encoding Xaa-Pro peptidase family protein, whose translation MATRVPPEEFRARLAEIRGRLSEAEADAAVWFNATSIEYVTGFHHIQTERPVCLAVTPDRVEITVPRLEVERVEPNPRIDAVHHYFDYPGGKPIETAVGMLRELDVDHVAADSDGAPGVMGYEGPALSEFLEVDTQEWIPRMRWEKTDAEVDLVRESAKWANLGHRYLAEYTEVGAHPATVSQRASMDASRAMLDTLGDRYAVRVRGSGPVHAGYISGEETALPHGHTPNERLSRGDVLITGASANVDGYHSELERTMFVGDYTDEDAHYFELMLEAQTIAIEALSPGVPVEYVDRQVWEYFEEQGVTELAQHHVGHNIGMEGHEPPYLDRGWSERYEGSATELAPGQIYTIEPGLYTDEAGYRHSDTIAITESGTEWLTYYPRDLESNVIDG comes from the coding sequence ATGGCGACCCGCGTTCCCCCCGAGGAGTTCCGCGCTCGACTGGCCGAGATCCGCGGCCGGCTGTCCGAGGCCGAGGCGGATGCTGCCGTCTGGTTCAACGCGACGAGCATCGAGTACGTCACCGGCTTTCATCACATCCAGACCGAACGCCCGGTCTGTCTGGCGGTGACGCCGGATCGCGTCGAAATCACGGTCCCACGGCTCGAAGTCGAGCGCGTCGAACCGAATCCCCGCATCGACGCGGTGCATCACTACTTCGACTATCCGGGCGGGAAACCCATCGAGACCGCAGTCGGGATGCTTCGGGAACTGGACGTCGACCACGTCGCGGCCGACTCCGACGGCGCCCCCGGCGTGATGGGATACGAGGGGCCGGCGCTGTCGGAGTTCCTCGAGGTCGACACCCAGGAGTGGATCCCCCGGATGCGGTGGGAGAAGACGGACGCGGAGGTCGATCTGGTCCGGGAGTCGGCCAAGTGGGCCAACCTCGGACACCGTTACCTCGCAGAGTACACCGAAGTCGGCGCACATCCAGCAACGGTGAGCCAGCGCGCCTCGATGGACGCCTCGCGGGCGATGTTGGACACCCTCGGCGATCGGTACGCCGTGCGGGTCCGCGGGAGCGGCCCCGTCCACGCCGGCTACATCTCCGGCGAGGAGACGGCACTTCCCCACGGCCACACCCCAAACGAACGGCTCTCCCGGGGTGACGTGCTCATCACCGGCGCCTCCGCGAACGTCGACGGCTACCACTCGGAACTGGAGCGGACGATGTTCGTCGGCGACTACACCGACGAGGACGCTCACTACTTCGAGCTGATGCTGGAGGCACAGACTATCGCAATCGAGGCGCTCTCCCCCGGCGTTCCCGTCGAGTACGTCGACAGACAGGTGTGGGAGTACTTCGAGGAACAGGGGGTGACGGAGCTGGCCCAGCATCACGTCGGCCACAACATCGGGATGGAAGGGCACGAGCCGCCGTACCTCGACCGCGGCTGGAGCGAGCGGTACGAGGGCAGTGCGACCGAACTCGCCCCCGGACAGATTTACACGATCGAGCCGGGGCTGTACACCGACGAGGCGGGGTACCGTCACTCCGACACCATCGCGATCACCGAGTCGGGGACCGAATGGCTGACCTACTATCCCCGCGATCTCGAGTCGAACGTCATCGATGGGTGA